In the genome of Channa argus isolate prfri chromosome 8, Channa argus male v1.0, whole genome shotgun sequence, the window TTAGTGTTTGTCCTTAGGCCGGGAAAAACAACCTGACAGTGCAAACATCCATTTATAAAACAGTGGTAGTATAGTAATTTGTTATTTATACAGTTTTGCTCACTAGGAAGCTTTTCAAGCTGATTTTAGCAAGCATTTTAAGCACCAGACCAGTGCTGCCCTGTGTTGAGTTGCTTCTTTTGTATTTCAGGATGGTGCCACTTCTCTGTTCCTAGCTGCCCAGGAGGGACATGTGACTGTGATTCGGCAGCTGCTTTCATCTGGTGCCAGGGTTAACCAAGCCAGGGAGGTAATGTcctttcctttttgtatttttgaaggATTCAAaagaacacatgcacagagtGCATCATTCTTTAGCTCACGTCTCCTCTCTCACATCCTTCTAGGTTATCCCATGTTTGTTTCACCTCATCCTGCTTTTGTCCTCTGTCACTGTTGTCCATGTGTTCTCTAGGATGCCACTGCTCCCCTGTGGATGGCAGCTCAGATGGGTCATAGTGAGGTGGTGAAGGTGTTGCTCTTACGTGGTGCAGATCGAGATGCAGACAGACAAGTGTGTCCTTTTAGCATTACTAAAATACATAAAGGGATGGCTGGCTGGTGTCACTTATGCCTTTAGCCCAAATAAAACTATTATGCAGCCTGTTTCTACTGTCCAATGTggtaaaaacatttgacattgaGATGGACATTATGATATCAGACCAGGGGGTTACCACCTTTACTAAGTCCACATTTATGatcatgttttgtttctatttgaGACTGAATATAAAGTGTCAGGTAACATTGGTATGCCGAGCCCCCAGTTTGTTCTTGATCCTGGAAAATAAAGTTGACCAAACAAGGGAACTGTCAACTTTGAAGCCAGCATAAAAATTCTCATAAAATTAACCAGACATCACTGAAACTGGCTAGTTAAATAAGTGAATATTGAGTGAAATTTGTTCAGATAAATaattgaatgttttgtttttgttaatttttttttttttttttttttgctgtctttCAAGGACGGATCAACAGCGTTatttaaagcagctttaaaggGACACAACAGTGTCATAGAGGAACTCCTCAAGTTTTCTCCTTCACTGGGACTTCTCAAGGTAGAGGATGCTGGCATTGGTGTTgtcttaatttaaagaaaacctgAATTCCTTTGGGAAATGTgagtattgtttgtttgtttgtatgtttatttgtttgtttagccAGAAGTTGGATAAAAAGATTTATACCACTCGCGCGTCCTGAGTGGTTGGGTTTTTGTACCTCTGGGCAAAGCCTTGTTAGCAGTGTTCCCCTGATAACAGTCTAACAGTCTGCTAATCTAACTAACTGGCTGCTTGCTTTAGTGtgacatttaacacaaaaatagaGACTGATATGGATATTCTCTTTAACACTTGGCAAGGAAGAAATGAagcatgttttctttaatgtcaaactgttcctttaatACTGCAGATGCAGATATAGAAAAGCTGAACCCCTGTCTAGTAGTGCCTTGAATAGTAGTCATCTAAAACAGCAGATTTTCTTAtgagatcaataaagtatttattttaaaatcttatgtttatttgttgaaTTATTTGCAGAATGGCTCCACTGCACTTCATGCTGCTGTTATGGGTGGAAATCTGCAAACTGTTCTTCTGCTGCTCGGGGCCAACGCTGACCCCACATTACCCAACAAGGTGAGGCAATGGACATGATAAAGAGAATTAAGCTCAGTTTGTTTTATCTGTCCTATTGTGTTTTGCAGAACAATGAAATCCCTTCACATCTCACGAAGAATGATCGCATCTTAAAGGTTTTACGTCCAAAAGTCTTAAACGGAGACAGCCGATGACCACCCACCTTCCTGCCTTCATGCCTGCCTGTAccacacaaaactaaaacaactgCTGTAGGATGCAGACGTACTGAAGCTGTTATATGCTGAATAAACTAAGTCTAGATTAACACAATGTGCAACCCAAATTTTCA includes:
- the ankrd29 gene encoding ankyrin repeat domain-containing protein 29 isoform X3; the protein is MSFKYGTTALMVASYSGHYECVKELIMQGADINYQRETGSTALFFASQQGHHDVVKLLFEFGASTEFQTKGGGTALTVASQYGHSKVVDTLLKNGANVHDQLNDGATSLFLAAQEGHVTVIRQLLSSGARVNQAREDATAPLWMAAQMGHSEVVKVLLLRGADRDADRQDGSTALFKAALKGHNSVIEELLKFSPSLGLLKNGSTALHAAVMGGNLQTVLLLLGANADPTLPNKNNEIPSHLTKNDRILKVLRPKVLNGDSR
- the ankrd29 gene encoding ankyrin repeat domain-containing protein 29 isoform X2, with the translated sequence MSVSKNLSCKGQTSTIRERLLSSSADPPGSHCTQPRKSLAHTGSTALFFASQQGHHDVVKLLFEFGASTEFQTKGGGTALTVASQYGHSKVVDTLLKNGANVHDQLNDGATSLFLAAQEGHVTVIRQLLSSGARVNQAREDATAPLWMAAQMGHSEVVKVLLLRGADRDADRQDGSTALFKAALKGHNSVIEELLKFSPSLGLLKNGSTALHAAVMGGNLQTVLLLLGANADPTLPNKNNEIPSHLTKNDRILKVLRPKVLNGDSR
- the ankrd29 gene encoding ankyrin repeat domain-containing protein 29 isoform X5, yielding MVASYSGHYECVKELIMQGADINYQRETGSTALFFASQQGHHDVVKLLFEFGASTEFQTKGGGTALTVASQYGHSKVVDTLLKNGANVHDQLNDGATSLFLAAQEGHVTVIRQLLSSGARVNQAREDATAPLWMAAQMGHSEVVKVLLLRGADRDADRQDGSTALFKAALKGHNSVIEELLKFSPSLGLLKNGSTALHAAVMGGNLQTVLLLLGANADPTLPNKNNEIPSHLTKNDRILKVLRPKVLNGDSR
- the ankrd29 gene encoding ankyrin repeat domain-containing protein 29 isoform X1, with protein sequence MSFKKETPLANAVFWAARKGNLALLQLLLNSGRVDADCRDSYGTTALMVASYSGHYECVKELIMQGADINYQRETGSTALFFASQQGHHDVVKLLFEFGASTEFQTKGGGTALTVASQYGHSKVVDTLLKNGANVHDQLNDGATSLFLAAQEGHVTVIRQLLSSGARVNQAREDATAPLWMAAQMGHSEVVKVLLLRGADRDADRQDGSTALFKAALKGHNSVIEELLKFSPSLGLLKNGSTALHAAVMGGNLQTVLLLLGANADPTLPNKNNEIPSHLTKNDRILKVLRPKVLNGDSR
- the ankrd29 gene encoding ankyrin repeat domain-containing protein 29 isoform X4 produces the protein MSVSKNLSCKGQTSTIRESADPPGSHCTQPRKSLAHTGSTALFFASQQGHHDVVKLLFEFGASTEFQTKGGGTALTVASQYGHSKVVDTLLKNGANVHDQLNDGATSLFLAAQEGHVTVIRQLLSSGARVNQAREDATAPLWMAAQMGHSEVVKVLLLRGADRDADRQDGSTALFKAALKGHNSVIEELLKFSPSLGLLKNGSTALHAAVMGGNLQTVLLLLGANADPTLPNKNNEIPSHLTKNDRILKVLRPKVLNGDSR